A genome region from Sphingobium sp. CR2-8 includes the following:
- the addA gene encoding double-strand break repair helicase AddA: MAATMVKARALQRLLGDQARAAAPDAHVWLSASAGTGKTHVLTARVFRLLLQGVRPENILCLTFTKAGAAEMADRIHDRLAAWVQMDERDLFNDLEALGEASGPDERDYARRLFAEVLESTGGGLRIQTIHGFCQQLLTAFPLEADLTPGFRPLDQREQSSLARQTLADMVVRAHELGDDALIGALQAMSLRLGEGGAEQFLLRCAARGDALGALPDAIGPWLARELELPEGDIDQWLADQCSDAMFDMRTLDGIVRANVDWGKGRGLERCDRIAAWRGLDPAGRAASLTDLHRAWAKADGDLIDAKGWVPPADDYIAMAARLYDRTGGLIAMKLRADYAALLAQALHAGRIYARDYAQAKRLAGAVDFDDLIARTASLLEQPGIAEWIRYKLDQRIDHILVDEAQDTNAAQWRIVRTLAEEFFTVEWEERQKVRTIFTVGDFKQAIFGFQGTSPQNFAAAQLLFERDAGQAGHDFFNLSLHQSFRSTPAVLEVVDRTIATLRAERLGMEPSEVRHVSANRHPGEVQLWKPVVAGLSEDADGEEDWAADQERVLAGRIARQIKQWIDDGLMLESRGRPVRAGDIMILVRRRSELARLIVARLYEEQVAVAGIDRLRLNAPLAVRDLLAALRFAVQPEDELNLASLLVSPLIGWTQDDLMTRLIGRKCGLWRHLRDSLDDGLLKPLRDLLAMADLSTPYRYLEAILSGPMDGRRRLVERLGTEAADPIEELLNAALAFESDDHPSLQRFIDWFDRGEVEIVRDAAAQGDMLRLLTVHGAKGLQAPIVILADACLDPDAGNRTDSLLWNGVPILAPRKPERQGPIGDVAEAAAQVEREEHWRLLYVALTRAEEKLVVAGSLGPRAKGEVKPESWYAAVEGAMISLGAEWDADPLWGATRRWHGTEVLTARVAEPESATANVAVAEPDWLRQPAPVESRPPRPLAPSAQVEDDIPYPPPTQAMRAAAERGRWLHALFERLPDLPADRRRDAADRWLAQQGVGDVAQRHDVIDQAIRVIEAPDFAALFGPDALAEAPIAAVVGEAVIAGTVDRLCVGPDRVQLVDFKTGRIAPLTVADVPTAHVRQMAAYVAALGVIFPDRTIEAGLLYTSAPRLIILPPAMLAAHKPGFVPAQENLPLSPVERDADPS, translated from the coding sequence ATGGCCGCGACGATGGTTAAGGCGCGCGCACTCCAGAGGCTGCTGGGCGATCAGGCGCGCGCCGCCGCGCCCGATGCGCATGTCTGGCTGTCCGCGTCGGCTGGGACCGGCAAGACCCATGTGCTGACCGCGCGCGTCTTCCGCCTGTTGTTGCAGGGGGTGCGGCCGGAAAATATCCTGTGCCTGACCTTCACCAAGGCGGGCGCGGCGGAAATGGCCGATCGTATCCACGACCGGCTCGCCGCCTGGGTGCAGATGGACGAGCGGGACCTGTTCAACGATCTGGAGGCGCTGGGTGAAGCGTCCGGGCCGGACGAGCGGGATTATGCCCGGCGGCTGTTCGCCGAAGTGCTGGAATCGACCGGCGGCGGACTGCGTATCCAGACTATCCATGGCTTCTGCCAGCAATTGCTGACCGCTTTCCCGTTAGAAGCGGACCTGACGCCGGGCTTCCGCCCGCTCGACCAGCGCGAGCAATCCAGCCTGGCGCGGCAGACGCTGGCCGACATGGTCGTGCGCGCGCATGAACTGGGCGACGATGCCCTGATCGGGGCGTTGCAGGCGATGAGCCTGCGGCTTGGCGAGGGCGGGGCGGAGCAATTTCTGTTACGCTGCGCGGCGCGGGGCGACGCGCTGGGCGCACTGCCCGATGCGATAGGTCCGTGGCTGGCGCGGGAACTGGAACTGCCCGAAGGCGATATCGATCAATGGCTGGCCGACCAATGTTCCGATGCGATGTTCGACATGCGAACATTGGACGGGATCGTGCGCGCCAATGTCGACTGGGGCAAAGGACGCGGGCTGGAGCGGTGCGATCGGATCGCCGCATGGCGTGGGCTGGACCCGGCTGGGCGGGCGGCGAGCTTGACCGACCTGCATCGCGCCTGGGCCAAGGCCGACGGCGACCTGATCGACGCCAAGGGATGGGTGCCGCCTGCCGATGACTATATCGCAATGGCGGCGCGACTGTACGACCGGACCGGCGGGCTGATCGCGATGAAGCTGCGCGCCGATTATGCGGCGCTTCTGGCGCAGGCGCTGCATGCCGGGCGGATCTATGCGCGCGATTACGCCCAAGCCAAACGGCTGGCGGGCGCGGTCGATTTCGATGATCTGATTGCGCGGACCGCGTCGCTGCTGGAGCAGCCAGGGATCGCGGAATGGATACGGTATAAGCTGGACCAGCGGATCGATCATATATTGGTGGACGAAGCGCAGGACACCAATGCCGCCCAATGGCGTATCGTCCGCACGCTGGCGGAGGAATTTTTCACCGTGGAGTGGGAGGAGCGGCAGAAGGTCCGCACCATCTTCACCGTCGGTGATTTCAAGCAGGCGATCTTCGGGTTCCAGGGCACCAGTCCGCAGAATTTCGCCGCCGCGCAATTGCTGTTCGAACGCGACGCGGGGCAGGCGGGGCATGATTTCTTCAACCTGTCGCTGCATCAAAGCTTCCGGTCCACGCCTGCGGTGCTGGAAGTGGTGGATCGCACGATCGCCACATTGCGCGCCGAACGGCTGGGCATGGAACCGAGCGAAGTGCGCCATGTCAGTGCCAACCGCCATCCCGGCGAGGTCCAGCTATGGAAGCCCGTCGTCGCCGGTCTGTCCGAGGATGCGGACGGCGAGGAGGATTGGGCAGCCGATCAGGAACGCGTCTTGGCGGGCAGGATTGCGCGGCAGATCAAGCAGTGGATCGACGACGGGCTTATGCTCGAAAGCCGGGGGCGGCCGGTGCGGGCGGGGGACATCATGATCCTGGTGCGCCGCCGCAGCGAACTGGCGCGGCTCATCGTCGCGCGGCTGTATGAAGAACAGGTGGCGGTGGCGGGCATCGACCGGCTGCGGCTGAACGCGCCGCTGGCGGTGCGCGATCTGCTGGCGGCGCTGCGCTTCGCCGTCCAACCGGAGGATGAGTTGAACCTGGCGTCGCTGCTCGTGTCGCCGTTGATCGGCTGGACGCAGGACGACCTCATGACCCGCCTGATCGGCCGCAAGTGCGGGCTGTGGCGGCATCTGCGGGACAGTCTGGACGATGGCCTGCTCAAGCCGTTGCGCGATCTGCTGGCGATGGCGGACCTCTCCACGCCCTATCGCTATCTGGAGGCGATCCTGTCCGGGCCGATGGATGGTAGGCGGCGGCTGGTCGAGCGACTGGGGACCGAGGCCGCCGATCCGATCGAGGAATTGCTGAACGCCGCGCTCGCCTTCGAAAGCGACGATCATCCCTCGCTTCAGCGGTTCATCGATTGGTTCGACCGGGGCGAGGTGGAGATCGTGCGCGACGCGGCGGCGCAGGGCGACATGCTGCGCCTGCTGACCGTCCATGGCGCGAAGGGGTTGCAGGCGCCGATCGTGATCCTGGCCGATGCCTGCCTGGACCCGGATGCGGGCAACCGGACGGACTCGCTGCTCTGGAACGGCGTGCCGATCCTGGCCCCGCGCAAGCCCGAGCGACAGGGACCGATCGGCGACGTGGCCGAAGCGGCGGCGCAGGTGGAGCGGGAAGAACATTGGCGGCTGCTCTATGTCGCGCTGACGCGGGCCGAGGAAAAGCTGGTCGTGGCCGGATCGCTGGGGCCGCGTGCCAAGGGTGAGGTGAAACCCGAAAGCTGGTATGCGGCGGTCGAGGGCGCGATGATCTCGCTCGGCGCGGAATGGGATGCCGATCCGCTCTGGGGCGCGACCCGGCGCTGGCACGGCACGGAAGTCCTGACCGCCAGAGTAGCGGAGCCGGAAAGCGCGACGGCGAATGTCGCGGTCGCCGAACCGGACTGGCTGCGACAACCCGCTCCGGTCGAATCCCGTCCACCCCGGCCACTCGCGCCATCCGCGCAGGTGGAGGACGACATACCCTATCCACCGCCCACGCAGGCGATGCGCGCCGCAGCGGAGCGCGGCCGCTGGCTCCATGCCCTGTTCGAACGGTTGCCCGACTTGCCTGCCGACCGGCGGCGCGACGCGGCGGATCGCTGGCTGGCGCAGCAGGGCGTGGGCGACGTGGCGCAACGACATGACGTCATCGATCAGGCGATCCGGGTTATAGAAGCCCCGGACTTTGCCGCGCTGTTCGGTCCCGACGCGCTGGCCGAGGCGCCGATCGCGGCCGTGGTGGGGGAGGCGGTGATCGCCGGAACGGTCGACCGGCTGTGCGTCGGGCCGGATCGCGTGCAACTGGTGGATTTCAAGACCGGTCGGATCGCGCCGCTGACGGTGGCGGACGTGCCGACCGCCCATGTCCGGCAGATGGCGGCCTATGTCGCCGCGCTGGGTGTCATCTTCCCCGATCGCACGATCGAGGCGGGGCTGCTCTACACCAGCGCGCCGCGCCTCATCATCCTGCCGCCCGCGATGCTCGCGGCGCACAAGCCGGGCTTTGTCCCCGCGCAGGAGAATTTGCCGCTCTCGCCCGTTGAGCGGGATGCGGACCCATCCTAG
- the addB gene encoding double-strand break repair protein AddB, whose translation MGEKQRPALFTIPAHRAFADSLVAGLLAQHRGDPLMLAQGMILLPNNRAIRAVSDAFVRQSGGGLLLPRLVAIGDPDLGEQVGGALDPLGEADAVPPSVAPMRRQMILARMVQDAKPDIDAGQALLLGQALGAVLDQMQVERVPTTALRKLELSEDLSRHWQTSLEIFEILIARWPVELGRIGCIDLAHRRNRLFDRLAARWAAHPPGGFVVAAGISTTAPAVAALLRRIGTISGGMVVFAGLDQNMDEDAWQAIGPFDPDPVTGRAPAGHESHPQYALKRLLDGMSATRDDVANWRWGSEHDARAVRGRNISNAMLPPKLTSRWRDLKTADRSLAGVEALEVATPGDEAQAIAIALREALETPARTAALVTPDRQLATRVSAHLRRWGIEADDSAGVPLSRLLPGTLLIAMAEAVAESFAPVALLTLLKHPLVMRGERRLGWLEQVRALDLLLRGPRPQAGLCGIDLLLIPREDDRQRVLRESVRAWWPEARALLEPLESAFASTADLGGQLAALREQAGALSGDAVWAGHQGHAAADLFAEMEAAAPEGPRQADPRALPVLLDHMLGGVSVRPPQGGHPRIQILGLIEAQLTQADLMILGGLNEGTWPGLPSPDPWLAPRIRRELGLPGLETRIGLAAHDFASALGAPHVLITRARRGSGGPAVASRFWLRLKAMAGPQWKSAERYGVLAQAIDRPAAHRPAERPAPVPPAAARPRVIPVTDVDRLKADPYAFYARRVLRLARLDPVDADAGPAWRGTAVHDVLQRWAEAGALDPADLEKRARAMFDRPEVHPLLKALWQPRLIEAIRWIAAEVARDKAEGRLILAVEQEGRAEIAEVELMGKADRIDRLADGTLGIIDYKTGKPPSARQVKAGFALQLGLLGLIAEHGGFAGVDGKRIAGDFEYWSLAKKGDQFGYRERPVDPLGKRDKIVTADFTAHAYDQFADLAREYLLGSKAFRAEINPEVANYGDYDQLMRLEEWYGRDDG comes from the coding sequence ATGGGTGAGAAGCAGCGCCCCGCGCTCTTCACTATCCCGGCGCATCGCGCCTTTGCCGACTCGCTGGTGGCGGGCTTGCTGGCCCAGCACCGCGGCGATCCCCTGATGCTGGCGCAGGGCATGATATTGCTGCCCAACAATCGCGCGATCCGGGCGGTCAGCGATGCGTTCGTCCGGCAATCAGGCGGGGGACTTCTGCTGCCCCGGCTGGTGGCGATCGGCGACCCGGACCTAGGCGAACAGGTGGGCGGCGCGCTCGATCCGCTCGGCGAAGCGGACGCGGTGCCGCCGTCCGTCGCGCCGATGCGACGCCAGATGATCCTGGCGCGCATGGTGCAGGACGCGAAGCCCGACATCGACGCGGGCCAGGCGTTGCTGCTGGGACAGGCGCTGGGCGCGGTGCTGGACCAGATGCAGGTGGAGCGAGTGCCGACGACGGCGCTGCGCAAGCTGGAGTTGTCGGAGGACCTGTCCAGGCATTGGCAGACATCCTTGGAGATATTCGAGATATTGATCGCGCGCTGGCCGGTCGAATTGGGGCGGATCGGCTGCATCGACCTGGCCCACAGGCGCAACCGGCTGTTCGATCGGCTGGCAGCGCGCTGGGCGGCCCATCCTCCGGGCGGTTTCGTCGTGGCGGCAGGGATTTCGACCACCGCGCCCGCCGTCGCTGCCCTGCTGCGCCGGATCGGTACGATCTCGGGCGGCATGGTGGTGTTTGCGGGCCTCGACCAGAATATGGACGAGGATGCGTGGCAGGCGATCGGCCCGTTCGATCCCGATCCCGTCACCGGCCGTGCGCCTGCCGGTCATGAAAGCCATCCCCAATATGCGTTGAAGCGCCTGCTCGACGGCATGAGTGCGACCCGAGACGATGTCGCGAACTGGCGCTGGGGCAGCGAGCATGATGCGCGGGCGGTGCGTGGACGCAATATCTCCAACGCCATGCTGCCGCCCAAGCTGACGAGCCGCTGGCGCGACCTGAAGACCGCCGACCGGTCGTTGGCCGGAGTCGAGGCGCTGGAGGTGGCGACGCCGGGGGACGAGGCGCAGGCGATCGCAATTGCCCTGCGCGAGGCGCTGGAAACACCCGCGCGCACCGCCGCCCTCGTGACGCCCGACCGGCAACTGGCGACGCGCGTGTCCGCGCATTTGCGGCGCTGGGGGATAGAGGCTGACGATTCGGCGGGTGTGCCGCTGTCCCGATTGCTGCCGGGTACGTTGCTGATCGCCATGGCTGAGGCTGTGGCGGAGAGCTTTGCGCCGGTGGCGTTGCTGACCTTGCTCAAGCATCCGCTGGTGATGCGCGGGGAACGGCGGCTCGGCTGGCTTGAACAGGTGCGCGCGCTCGACTTGCTGTTGCGCGGGCCACGGCCGCAGGCGGGGCTGTGCGGCATCGACCTGCTGTTGATCCCGCGTGAGGACGACCGGCAGCGTGTGTTGCGCGAATCTGTGCGGGCGTGGTGGCCCGAAGCGCGCGCGCTGCTGGAACCACTGGAAAGCGCGTTCGCCTCCACCGCTGACCTGGGCGGACAATTGGCGGCGCTGCGTGAACAGGCCGGAGCGCTGTCGGGTGACGCCGTCTGGGCGGGGCATCAGGGCCATGCCGCCGCCGACCTGTTCGCGGAGATGGAGGCGGCCGCGCCCGAAGGGCCGCGCCAGGCCGATCCGCGCGCGCTACCGGTCTTGCTCGACCATATGCTGGGCGGCGTGTCTGTCCGTCCGCCACAGGGCGGCCATCCGCGCATACAAATTCTGGGGCTGATCGAGGCGCAGCTGACGCAGGCGGACCTCATGATCCTGGGTGGCCTGAACGAAGGCACCTGGCCGGGGCTGCCGTCGCCCGACCCCTGGCTCGCGCCGCGCATTCGCCGCGAACTGGGCCTGCCGGGGCTGGAGACGCGCATCGGCCTGGCCGCCCATGATTTCGCCAGCGCGCTGGGCGCACCGCATGTCCTGATTACGCGCGCGCGGCGGGGGAGTGGCGGCCCGGCGGTAGCCTCGCGCTTCTGGTTGCGATTGAAGGCGATGGCCGGGCCGCAGTGGAAATCGGCCGAGCGCTATGGCGTGCTGGCGCAGGCGATCGACAGGCCCGCTGCGCATCGTCCGGCGGAGCGGCCTGCACCCGTGCCGCCCGCAGCGGCGCGACCCCGTGTGATCCCCGTCACCGACGTCGATCGCTTGAAGGCCGATCCTTATGCTTTCTATGCCCGCCGCGTCCTGCGGCTGGCGCGGCTCGATCCGGTCGATGCCGATGCCGGTCCGGCCTGGCGCGGCACGGCGGTGCATGACGTGCTGCAACGCTGGGCCGAAGCGGGAGCGCTCGATCCCGCCGATCTGGAAAAGCGCGCCCGCGCGATGTTCGACCGACCGGAAGTCCACCCACTGCTCAAGGCCCTGTGGCAACCCCGCCTGATCGAGGCGATCCGCTGGATCGCGGCGGAGGTGGCGCGCGACAAGGCCGAGGGGCGGCTGATCCTGGCGGTGGAGCAGGAGGGCCGGGCGGAGATTGCCGAGGTCGAATTGATGGGCAAGGCCGATCGCATCGATCGCCTGGCCGACGGGACATTGGGCATCATCGATTACAAGACCGGCAAGCCGCCCAGCGCGCGGCAGGTGAAGGCCGGGTTCGCACTGCAACTGGGGCTGCTGGGCCTGATCGCCGAACATGGCGGGTTCGCGGGCGTGGACGGGAAGAGGATCGCAGGCGACTTCGAATATTGGTCGCTCGCCAAGAAGGGTGACCAGTTCGGTTACCGCGAACGACCGGTCGATCCGCTGGGCAAGCGCGACAAGATCGTGACGGCGGACTTTACCGCCCATGCCTATGACCAGTTTGCCGACCTGGCGCGCGAATATCTATTGGGATCGAAGGCGTTTCGTGCCGAGATCAATCCCGAAGTCGCCAATTATGGCGATTATGACCAGCTGATGCGGCTGGAGGAATGGTATGGCCGCGACGATGGTTAA
- a CDS encoding sensor histidine kinase: protein MTTMSPYAAIIFGMVLAGWLGAAVWALLSGQRMRREGTHAQGKLDRLTVLLASAPAAPIIIHPDGRLEAADRLAKWLGKPRVPTFASELTAPDGGLEPEDAAALAQEIASAQRAGKSFALPVRGIGSSRLLLVRGAPAGPGIAESGGVILWIFDATDSQAEIQSLRAHVEQLRDALEALAGLVEAAPFPMWHRTPDLRLSLVNSAYVRAVDASGAGDVIGHGTELVETVAGLTPEAAAAEAIARDEPVERMVPATIDGERRTMRVVDVPLGAAGVAGYAVDQHELEQARVEHRRLEAAQRDLLDRLSAGVAQFGPDRALRFWNQPFISLFGLRQDALADAPLFERVLDQMRDARRIPEHRDFPAWRGERRQWFLSPHPLEENWLLQDGTHLRVYAQPLPDGGLLLIFEDRTEQVNLSSARDTLLRVRTATFDNLFESIGVFSSDGRLQMWNSRFRTIWGANEELLAGHPRIDDLMRAVQAKLTKPEQANLVRELVRAATVERKQRVGHVGFADGRIFEFAAIPLPDGNALFTMLDVTDSRRVEQVLRDRNEALEQADKVKTAFVTNMSYELRTPLTTISGFAEMMSAGYAGEISASAKDYVDGILQSTARLSMLIDNVLDLTQGEVGTLPIDHERVDLTQVVRASASRTMIDATAKGIEIEVTVKDSLGAVQGDARRIGQAIDHLLENAIRYCGKGTRILLHGDGTGEKARIVVSDNGPGIPAGRQSAIFDPVARAGQARNGGRAGIGLPLARQLAEAHGGTLELVSEAGRGTMAVIELPRG, encoded by the coding sequence ATGACGACAATGTCCCCCTATGCCGCAATCATCTTCGGCATGGTGCTGGCCGGTTGGCTGGGCGCGGCCGTATGGGCGCTGCTCAGCGGCCAGCGCATGCGGCGCGAAGGCACCCATGCGCAGGGCAAGCTCGACCGACTGACCGTGCTGCTGGCGTCCGCGCCGGCAGCGCCCATCATCATCCATCCCGACGGGCGGCTGGAGGCGGCCGATCGGCTGGCCAAATGGCTCGGCAAGCCGCGCGTGCCGACCTTCGCATCGGAACTGACCGCGCCCGATGGCGGGCTGGAACCGGAAGACGCCGCCGCGCTGGCGCAGGAGATTGCGTCGGCGCAACGCGCGGGCAAGAGTTTCGCGCTGCCGGTGCGCGGCATCGGTTCATCCCGCCTGCTATTGGTGCGGGGTGCGCCCGCCGGTCCTGGCATTGCCGAGAGTGGCGGCGTCATTTTGTGGATTTTCGACGCGACCGACAGCCAGGCGGAAATCCAGTCGCTGCGTGCGCATGTCGAGCAGTTGCGCGATGCGCTGGAGGCGCTGGCGGGCCTGGTCGAAGCCGCGCCCTTCCCGATGTGGCACCGCACCCCTGACCTGCGGTTGAGCCTGGTCAACAGCGCCTATGTGCGGGCGGTCGATGCGTCCGGCGCGGGCGATGTCATCGGCCATGGCACCGAACTGGTCGAGACGGTGGCGGGCCTGACTCCCGAAGCGGCAGCGGCGGAGGCGATCGCGCGCGACGAGCCGGTGGAACGGATGGTGCCCGCCACGATCGATGGCGAACGGCGCACGATGCGGGTGGTGGACGTGCCGCTGGGGGCGGCGGGGGTTGCGGGCTATGCCGTCGACCAGCATGAACTGGAACAGGCGCGGGTCGAGCATCGGCGGCTGGAGGCGGCGCAGCGCGACCTGCTCGATCGACTGTCGGCGGGCGTGGCGCAATTCGGGCCGGACCGGGCGCTGCGCTTCTGGAACCAGCCCTTCATCAGCCTGTTCGGTCTGCGCCAGGATGCGCTGGCCGATGCGCCACTGTTCGAACGGGTGCTGGACCAGATGCGCGACGCGCGCCGCATTCCGGAGCATCGCGACTTCCCGGCATGGCGCGGGGAAAGGCGGCAATGGTTCCTGTCACCCCACCCGCTGGAAGAGAACTGGCTTTTGCAGGACGGCACGCATCTGCGCGTCTATGCCCAGCCTCTGCCCGATGGCGGGCTGTTGCTGATCTTCGAGGATCGCACCGAACAGGTCAATCTGTCGAGCGCCCGCGATACGTTGCTGCGGGTGCGCACCGCAACCTTCGACAATCTGTTCGAATCGATCGGCGTCTTTTCGTCCGACGGGCGGTTGCAGATGTGGAACAGCCGCTTCCGCACCATCTGGGGCGCCAATGAGGAATTGTTGGCCGGCCATCCGCGCATCGACGATCTGATGCGCGCAGTGCAGGCGAAGCTGACGAAGCCGGAACAGGCCAATCTGGTGCGTGAACTCGTCCGCGCCGCCACGGTGGAGCGCAAGCAGCGGGTGGGCCATGTCGGCTTCGCGGACGGACGGATCTTCGAATTTGCCGCAATCCCCTTGCCGGACGGCAACGCGCTGTTCACCATGCTGGACGTGACCGACAGCCGCCGGGTGGAACAGGTGCTGCGCGACCGGAACGAGGCGCTGGAGCAGGCGGACAAGGTCAAGACCGCCTTCGTCACCAACATGAGCTATGAATTGCGCACCCCGTTGACCACCATTTCTGGTTTCGCGGAAATGATGAGCGCGGGCTATGCGGGGGAGATCAGCGCGTCGGCGAAGGATTATGTCGATGGCATCCTGCAAAGCACGGCGCGCCTGTCGATGCTGATCGACAATGTGCTGGACCTGACCCAGGGGGAGGTCGGCACGTTGCCGATCGACCATGAACGCGTCGACCTGACCCAGGTGGTGCGGGCCAGCGCCAGCCGAACGATGATAGACGCCACCGCCAAAGGCATAGAGATCGAGGTGACGGTCAAGGACAGCCTGGGCGCGGTGCAGGGCGATGCCCGGCGCATCGGACAGGCGATCGACCATCTGCTGGAAAATGCGATCCGCTATTGCGGGAAGGGCACGCGCATCCTGCTGCATGGCGATGGTACGGGAGAGAAGGCGCGCATCGTCGTGTCGGACAATGGCCCCGGCATCCCGGCCGGGCGACAGTCGGCGATTTTCGACCCCGTCGCGCGCGCGGGTCAGGCGCGCAACGGCGGGCGGGCGGGCATCGGCCTGCCGTTGGCGCGTCAACTGGCCGAAGCGCATGGCGGCACCCTGGAATTGGTATCGGAAGCCGGACGCGGCACGATGGCCGTGATCGAGCTGCCCCGTGGCTGA
- the tsaE gene encoding tRNA (adenosine(37)-N6)-threonylcarbamoyltransferase complex ATPase subunit type 1 TsaE yields the protein MLDLGRRIAVHARIGDVIALEGGLGAGKTTLARGILEALGLEGEAPSPSFAIVQPYDVPEVRLPVAHVDLYRLDDAAEAEELALGDYLMDSLLIIEWPDRLGDALWPHALRLTIDFAEQDARRLTATVPDAWTERWSQI from the coding sequence ATGCTGGACCTCGGCCGACGGATCGCGGTCCATGCGCGGATCGGCGATGTCATCGCTCTGGAAGGCGGGCTGGGCGCGGGGAAGACGACGCTGGCGCGGGGCATATTGGAGGCTTTGGGGCTGGAGGGCGAAGCGCCCAGTCCCAGCTTCGCCATCGTCCAGCCCTATGACGTGCCCGAAGTGCGTTTGCCGGTCGCGCATGTCGATCTCTATCGGCTGGATGACGCGGCGGAGGCGGAGGAACTGGCGCTGGGCGATTACCTTATGGACAGCCTGCTCATCATCGAATGGCCCGACCGTCTGGGCGACGCGCTATGGCCGCATGCGTTGCGGCTGACCATCGACTTTGCCGAGCAGGACGCGCGGCGCTTGACAGCGACCGTGCCGGACGCTTGGACGGAGCGATGGTCACAGATATGA
- a CDS encoding nucleotidyltransferase family protein — protein MIDTAMLMAAGLGKRMRPLTATRPKPLVKVAGKPLMDHALDRLEAGGIKKVVVNVHYLADTVEAHLKARRCGLDFAISDERPKLLETGGGLIKAKPLLGDQPFFCANSDNLWIDGPQETLGMMRRLWNPDRMDALLLLVPLARATCHSGPGDFHMDATGRLSRRKTAHVAPFVFTGVQILSPSLLIDPPGDVFSTNIFWNRAIEAGRLYGVSHQGLWFDVGTPKAIPVVETMLAHG, from the coding sequence ATGATCGACACCGCCATGCTGATGGCCGCAGGGCTGGGCAAACGGATGCGCCCGTTGACCGCCACCCGGCCCAAGCCGCTGGTGAAGGTCGCAGGCAAACCGTTGATGGATCACGCGCTCGATCGGTTGGAAGCGGGTGGTATCAAAAAGGTCGTGGTGAACGTCCATTATCTGGCCGACACGGTCGAGGCGCATCTGAAAGCGCGCCGATGCGGGCTGGACTTCGCCATATCCGACGAGCGACCCAAGCTGCTGGAAACCGGCGGCGGGCTGATAAAAGCCAAGCCGTTGCTGGGCGACCAGCCCTTCTTTTGCGCCAATAGCGACAATCTGTGGATCGACGGGCCGCAGGAAACGCTGGGCATGATGCGGCGGCTCTGGAATCCCGACCGGATGGACGCATTGCTGCTGCTGGTGCCGCTGGCGCGCGCGACCTGCCATAGCGGGCCGGGCGATTTCCACATGGACGCGACCGGCCGCCTGTCCCGGCGCAAGACAGCGCATGTCGCGCCTTTCGTTTTTACCGGCGTACAGATTTTGTCGCCTTCGCTGCTGATCGATCCACCGGGCGACGTATTTTCCACCAACATCTTCTGGAACCGTGCGATCGAGGCCGGGCGGCTCTATGGCGTGTCGCATCAGGGGCTTTGGTTCGACGTCGGTACGCCAAAAGCCATTCCGGTGGTCGAAACCATGCTCGCCCATGGGTGA
- a CDS encoding aminoglycoside phosphotransferase family protein: MIPPAAAPAFLAEAGWGEAAIVPLAGDASFRRYFRVIDGGRRAVLMDAPPPHEDPRPFIAIAEHLLADGFAAPQILARDLEQGLVLIEDFGDLRVKEHLDADPAAELATYARAIDLLADLHRLPAATVPPYDRAVYQREVGLLTEWYCPAIGLDVDVDAYARAWDAVLPLVEQSASPIVTVLRDYHAENIMLIDRDASHGLGLLDFQDALAGHPAYDLVSLLQDARRDVPVEVEAAMLAHYKAAASPPADFDAAYAVLGAQRNAKIIGIFTRLWKRDGKPRYLSYLPRMWSLLERDLAHPALAPVAEWFAAHIPADKRHNALQEFAPE; the protein is encoded by the coding sequence ATGATCCCTCCCGCCGCCGCGCCCGCCTTCCTCGCCGAAGCGGGATGGGGAGAGGCCGCCATTGTCCCGCTGGCCGGTGACGCATCCTTCCGCCGCTATTTCCGCGTCATCGACGGGGGACGCCGCGCCGTGCTGATGGACGCGCCACCGCCGCATGAAGATCCGCGCCCCTTCATCGCCATTGCCGAACATCTGCTGGCCGATGGCTTTGCCGCGCCGCAGATATTGGCCCGCGACCTGGAACAGGGGCTGGTGCTGATCGAGGATTTCGGCGACCTGCGGGTCAAGGAGCATCTGGACGCCGATCCGGCCGCGGAACTGGCGACCTATGCCCGCGCGATCGACCTGCTGGCCGATCTCCATCGCCTGCCTGCTGCGACCGTGCCCCCCTATGACCGCGCCGTCTATCAGCGCGAGGTCGGGCTGCTCACCGAATGGTATTGCCCGGCGATCGGGTTGGATGTCGATGTCGACGCCTATGCGCGCGCATGGGACGCGGTGCTGCCGCTCGTGGAGCAGTCAGCCAGTCCCATCGTGACGGTGCTGCGCGACTATCATGCCGAAAATATCATGCTGATCGACCGGGATGCGTCTCATGGTCTGGGGCTGCTCGATTTTCAGGACGCGCTGGCGGGCCACCCGGCCTATGATCTTGTGTCCCTGTTGCAGGATGCGCGCCGCGACGTGCCGGTCGAGGTGGAAGCCGCGATGCTGGCCCATTACAAGGCGGCGGCCTCGCCCCCCGCCGATTTCGACGCCGCTTATGCGGTACTGGGCGCGCAGCGCAATGCCAAGATCATCGGCATCTTCACCCGCCTGTGGAAGCGGGACGGCAAGCCGCGCTACCTGTCCTACCTGCCGCGCATGTGGAGCCTGCTGGAACGCGATCTGGCGCATCCGGCGCTGGCGCCCGTCGCCGAATGGTTCGCCGCCCATATCCCCGCCGACAAACGCCACAATGCGTTGCAGGAGTTCGCTCCGGAATGA